In one Limosilactobacillus oris genomic region, the following are encoded:
- a CDS encoding helix-turn-helix domain-containing protein, which translates to MMDNLHHENVVVNTSIGIRFWRSEVSTRGYVPFHWHSSIELVCVLQGRLDFTINGQTFAIQKDQFIAIPSGVVHAVTNQPNTAYVLQIPLRVIEPYIDHPERVSFINNQVASPAYATALTLIKRLGTLLIKQPPAFRFDSQVAFVSLLKVLFTELRDPERQVANSDSVKQLLIFINDHSTELLSVAALAREFGYNPNYLSRRFKQQVGISLIHYIYLVKLNHLYNDLVNTDTDIRQLFQKNGLTNPRTARKFFREMFGKLPSEVRQQKSGTRPTEKQP; encoded by the coding sequence ATGATGGATAACCTGCACCACGAAAACGTGGTCGTTAATACCAGTATTGGAATCCGTTTTTGGCGGTCGGAAGTCAGTACCCGGGGGTACGTCCCCTTCCACTGGCACAGCAGCATTGAGCTTGTCTGCGTACTCCAAGGACGCCTTGACTTCACAATTAATGGGCAAACCTTCGCCATCCAAAAGGACCAGTTTATTGCAATTCCCTCAGGAGTAGTTCATGCCGTGACTAACCAGCCCAACACTGCCTATGTTTTGCAAATTCCGCTAAGGGTCATTGAGCCCTACATTGACCACCCCGAGCGGGTTAGCTTCATCAATAACCAGGTTGCCAGTCCGGCCTATGCAACGGCCTTAACACTCATCAAACGTCTCGGCACCCTATTGATTAAGCAGCCGCCCGCCTTTCGTTTCGACAGCCAGGTCGCCTTCGTATCGCTTTTAAAGGTGCTTTTTACCGAGCTTCGTGATCCAGAGCGGCAGGTCGCCAATAGCGACAGCGTTAAGCAACTGCTGATTTTCATCAATGATCACAGCACCGAACTGCTTTCCGTCGCCGCACTTGCCCGTGAATTCGGTTATAATCCGAACTACCTCTCCCGCCGCTTTAAGCAGCAAGTCGGCATTTCCCTGATCCACTATATTTACCTGGTCAAGCTCAACCACCTTTACAACGACCTCGTCAACACGGACACTGACATCAGACAATTATTCCAAAAGAACGGCCTGACCAATCCCCGGACCGCCCGCAAATTTTTCCGGGAAATGTTTGGCAAGCTCCCCAGTGAAGTTCGCCAGCAAAAAAGCGGCACGCGACCGACCGAAAAGCAACCCTAG
- the xylB gene encoding xylulokinase has translation MNEYVIGVDLGTSAVKVSAMDREGQIAAQQSYGYDLHQPHPGYSEQDPRDWLYGTTIAIDRLILRDGLKAEEIKGISFSGQMHGLVLLDENGQVLRPAMLWNDTRTTKQCEEIREKLGDKFIDITGNRALEGFTLPKLLWVKENQPDIWAKAKSFLLPKDYVRFVMTGKQAIDYSDATGTVLYDIKEGTWSKEICDAFDIPMSICPPLIRSIDEAGTVTDNYSMFSGLKTSTKVFGGGGDNACGAVGAGILQPNMVMSSIGTSGVVLKYEPDANVNYHGALQYECHAIPDTYYSMGVTLAAGHSLNWFKHTFAADEDFTEMVNRASQRPLGANGLLFTPYVVGERTPYADADIRGSFIGVDSMQNKYDFVRAVIEGITFSFRDILNIYDQHGQDFDTVVAIGGGAKSDFWLQLQANIFNKKVVALTNEQGPGLGAAMLAAVGLGWYDSLRDCAKKFVHFGKTYQPQADQVAKYNDLYKVYHQVYDQTKGLSHQLMTLRNSWD, from the coding sequence ATGAATGAATACGTAATCGGCGTTGACCTCGGGACCAGTGCCGTCAAGGTTTCCGCTATGGACAGGGAAGGCCAGATTGCTGCCCAGCAAAGCTACGGCTATGACCTCCACCAGCCCCACCCGGGATACAGTGAGCAGGACCCCCGCGACTGGCTATACGGAACTACCATCGCCATTGACCGGCTCATCCTCCGGGACGGCCTCAAGGCGGAGGAAATTAAGGGGATTTCCTTCTCCGGTCAGATGCACGGCCTCGTCCTGCTTGACGAAAACGGCCAGGTTCTGCGGCCAGCAATGCTCTGGAACGATACCCGGACGACGAAACAGTGTGAAGAGATCCGGGAAAAACTCGGCGACAAGTTTATCGACATTACCGGTAACCGGGCCTTGGAAGGCTTTACCCTACCAAAGCTGTTGTGGGTCAAGGAAAACCAGCCCGACATCTGGGCGAAGGCAAAGAGCTTCCTCTTGCCAAAAGACTACGTTCGCTTCGTGATGACCGGCAAGCAGGCCATTGATTACTCTGATGCCACGGGGACGGTTCTCTACGACATCAAGGAGGGGACCTGGAGCAAGGAGATTTGCGACGCCTTTGATATTCCAATGTCGATCTGCCCACCATTGATCCGGTCGATTGACGAGGCGGGAACAGTAACGGACAACTATTCCATGTTCTCCGGCCTGAAAACGTCAACCAAGGTCTTTGGCGGTGGCGGTGACAACGCCTGCGGGGCGGTTGGTGCCGGCATCCTCCAGCCCAACATGGTGATGTCCAGTATCGGAACTTCCGGGGTGGTCCTCAAGTACGAGCCGGACGCTAACGTCAACTACCACGGGGCCCTCCAGTACGAGTGTCACGCTATTCCCGACACTTACTACTCAATGGGGGTTACCCTGGCGGCTGGTCACTCGCTGAACTGGTTTAAGCACACTTTTGCCGCAGACGAGGACTTCACGGAAATGGTCAACCGGGCTTCCCAACGACCATTGGGGGCCAACGGATTGCTCTTTACCCCGTACGTAGTCGGTGAGCGGACCCCGTACGCCGATGCTGATATCCGGGGGAGTTTCATCGGCGTGGACAGTATGCAGAATAAGTACGACTTTGTCCGGGCCGTAATTGAGGGCATTACCTTCAGTTTCCGGGATATTTTGAACATCTACGACCAGCACGGCCAGGACTTTGATACCGTGGTCGCCATCGGTGGGGGCGCCAAGAGTGACTTCTGGCTCCAGCTTCAGGCGAACATCTTCAACAAGAAGGTCGTGGCCCTGACCAACGAACAGGGTCCTGGTTTGGGTGCTGCCATGCTGGCTGCCGTAGGGCTTGGCTGGTATGATTCCTTGCGGGATTGCGCGAAGAAGTTCGTTCACTTCGGCAAGACCTACCAGCCACAAGCCGACCAGGTCGCCAAGTACAACGACCTGTACAAGGTTTACCATCAGGTATATGACCAGACGAAGGGCCTCAGCCACCAGTTGATGACCCTGCGGAATAGCTGGGATTAG
- the xylA gene encoding xylose isomerase yields the protein MADLWENIGDIKYEGPHKSLKSGLFYQYYNPDEVILGKKMKDWLRFSVAYWHTFDQRLVDPFGDGTATRPYDKYSDPMDQALAKVDYAFEFYKKLGVDFLCFHDRDLAPEGDTLRETNKNLDKVVDKIVEYQKDTGMKVLWNTSNLFTNPRFLSGAGTAPSSEIYAYACAQLKHSLEIGKRVGSENYVFWGGREGYESLWNTEMKREQSHIAKMFHMAKDYANEIGFDAQMLLEPKPKEPTTHQYDFDAATTINFMREYGLDKDFKLNLEGNHANLAGHTYQHEIRVAREAGLLGSLDANQGDKLIGWDIDEYPSNLYETTAAMWEVIENGSIGPRGGLNFDAKPRRTSFKPEDLFYGHIVGMDSFAAGLRVAAAMKEDGFIDDVLKTRYASWDEGLGKEIEDGKEDFKSLEAKVIDTPQAQLRAATQSDHLEEIKDTINHYMIETLAK from the coding sequence ATGGCTGATTTATGGGAAAACATTGGTGACATTAAATATGAAGGCCCACACAAGAGCCTGAAGTCCGGCTTGTTCTATCAATACTACAACCCAGACGAAGTAATCTTAGGTAAGAAGATGAAGGACTGGTTACGGTTCTCAGTTGCTTACTGGCACACCTTTGACCAACGGTTGGTTGACCCATTCGGTGACGGAACTGCTACTCGTCCATATGACAAGTACAGTGACCCAATGGACCAAGCACTTGCCAAGGTGGATTACGCATTTGAATTTTACAAGAAGTTAGGCGTTGACTTCCTTTGCTTCCACGACCGGGACTTGGCTCCAGAAGGTGACACTCTGCGTGAAACCAACAAGAACCTGGACAAGGTTGTTGACAAGATTGTGGAATACCAAAAGGACACTGGCATGAAGGTTCTGTGGAACACTTCCAACCTGTTCACGAACCCTCGCTTCCTGTCCGGTGCTGGTACTGCACCATCATCCGAAATCTACGCTTACGCTTGTGCCCAATTGAAACACAGTCTGGAAATTGGTAAGCGGGTTGGCTCAGAGAACTACGTCTTCTGGGGCGGCCGTGAAGGTTACGAATCACTTTGGAATACCGAAATGAAGCGTGAACAATCACACATTGCCAAGATGTTCCACATGGCAAAGGACTACGCTAACGAAATTGGTTTCGATGCTCAAATGCTGCTGGAACCAAAGCCAAAGGAACCAACCACGCACCAATACGACTTTGATGCCGCAACAACTATCAACTTCATGCGTGAATATGGTCTGGACAAGGACTTTAAGCTCAACCTTGAAGGTAACCACGCTAACCTGGCCGGCCACACTTACCAGCACGAAATCCGGGTTGCCCGTGAGGCTGGCCTGCTTGGTTCTCTGGATGCTAACCAGGGTGACAAGCTGATTGGCTGGGACATTGATGAATACCCATCCAACCTGTACGAAACTACTGCTGCTATGTGGGAAGTTATCGAAAACGGCAGCATCGGCCCTCGTGGTGGTCTGAACTTTGATGCTAAGCCACGGCGGACTTCCTTCAAGCCAGAAGACCTCTTCTACGGTCACATTGTCGGCATGGACAGCTTTGCCGCAGGTCTGCGGGTAGCCGCCGCCATGAAGGAAGACGGCTTCATCGACGACGTTCTCAAGACCCGTTACGCTAGCTGGGACGAAGGTCTGGGTAAGGAAATCGAAGACGGCAAGGAAGACTTCAAGAGCCTTGAAGCTAAGGTTATTGATACTCCACAAGCACAACTGCGGGCCGCAACTCAGTCTGACCACCTGGAAGAAATCAAGGACACGATCAACCACTACATGATTGAAACTCTTGCTAAGTAA
- a CDS encoding DUF1440 domain-containing protein, which yields MVKLNYKHVLLAGVSAGVISGLVKLGWENILPPRTPERNKVNPPQKLLQQLGVPAALTQATYRYSGEDLPWVSYLVHFGFSISFATAYAALLDEKVRSLTLGEGIPFGLAVWVAFHLVIMPAMKTVPSVHDQPWEEHLSEALGHAVWMWTNHEIADEVLRQLKQK from the coding sequence ATGGTAAAGTTGAATTATAAACACGTTTTACTCGCAGGCGTGAGCGCGGGGGTCATTTCCGGCCTAGTCAAGTTGGGCTGGGAAAATATTCTCCCGCCCCGGACACCAGAGCGCAATAAGGTTAACCCGCCGCAAAAGCTCTTGCAGCAGCTCGGCGTTCCCGCGGCGCTTACCCAGGCAACTTACCGCTATTCAGGTGAAGACCTACCATGGGTCAGCTACCTGGTGCACTTTGGCTTTTCAATCAGTTTTGCGACTGCCTACGCCGCCCTGCTGGATGAAAAGGTGCGGAGTTTAACCCTTGGGGAGGGAATTCCCTTTGGCCTCGCGGTTTGGGTCGCCTTCCACCTGGTGATTATGCCCGCCATGAAGACTGTTCCTAGTGTCCACGACCAGCCGTGGGAAGAACACCTTTCCGAAGCGCTGGGCCATGCCGTTTGGATGTGGACCAACCATGAGATTGCCGACGAAGTTCTTCGCCAGTTAAAGCAAAAGTAA